Within Lolium rigidum isolate FL_2022 chromosome 5, APGP_CSIRO_Lrig_0.1, whole genome shotgun sequence, the genomic segment GGTGCggcttttttttttagatgaaacCACCAGGTGTTGCCTACTCCAGGAACGACATTCTCATATCCATGGAATTCCAGGCACAAAGATCTTTACAGATGCTTCATGGACGCAAATGTGGCATCAGGGCAGCCCTCTGTCGCAGGTGTAGATTTAGGGGCTGTTTGGTTTAGGGGTTATCGTCAAGTGGATAGGGATAGCCACTAAAAAAATGGCTACCATCCGTTTGGTTTGGAGGGTGGCAGGGGATAGGGGTAACCAGATTTCACAAATTTGGCTCAAAACGGTGGCTCAGCGCCTCAGCCCATCCGCCAAAAAGTGCTGGATGTGGCCAACCACTTCTGGCTCCGCTGCTAGCCTTACCCTGCGCTCGCTTACCAGAGGCAGGACCGCTCCGGATGGCGGCAGCGACAAGGAACTGAAACGCGGCACCGCAAGACCAGAGGCGCCCGCTGCTGCCCCTGGCCGCCCGTCCTCCGGCCACGCACAGCCCACCGCCGCCATGCCCGCTCGCAGCCGCGAAAGCCTGGTCAAGCCCGCCCGGGCAGTCGCGCTTGGCCGTCGTCGCCGCACCATGGCCGTGCTTCCCGCTCGTCTTGGCCACCGCCGTCGCGCCATGGGCGTGCCCGCTGCTGCGCTTGGCCGGGGAGCCCTTCCCGCTGCCGATCCTTGGCCGCCCCCCTCCCCAGCCCCGTCGGGGTGCTCTGCCACAACGCCAAGAGCATGAGGGCGAGGGGGTCGTCGGTGAGCACgggccgcgcggcggcggcgcttggccGCGAGCTtggggacgcggcggcggcgcatgTCCGTGGAGCTTGGGGACGCGGTGCTCGGCTCCTAGCAGGGGGCGCGGCGGAGGCACTCTGCGGTGGCGAGCACGGGCCACGCGGTGGCGGTGCATGACCGTGGAGCAAGGGGTCGCGGCCCCTATGGCGCGGACGCGGTGGCGGGATCCAGGCGAGTCCCGCGCCGGCGGAGGCACTCTGCGGTGGCGGGCTCCAGGCGAGCCCCGCGCCGGCGGTGGCCGCCTCGAAGGAAGAACTCGCCCGTGCGCCGCCCGACCTCACTCGTGGGACCCGGTTCACCACTTTCTAAGATTTTTTTGTTatcctgacatgtgggacccagtcATCACTGCAATCTAGCCACATCTCATCCCTCCAACCAAACAAGAAATTGGTTATCCCTAACCACATCTCATTTTACCAACCAAACACAGAAATTGGCTATCCCTAACCATGTGGTTGGGGATATCCTCAACCCCTAAAGGATACCCTCTGAACCAAACAGCCCCTAAGAACCCACTGTGCCCATTTCCAAGCAAAGCTTGCTGCTAGGATTCAGGTCCAGGATATGCCTTTCTCCTGCATGTGTTTCGCTCTCCTTCAGATATGTAAAATCTCAGAATTCAGCGATGCCTTACAAGACATGCATTTGTAAAATGTTGTTCAACTTAATGGGAAATCTTTATGTTAAAAAAAACTGATGAATTATGGAAGGGCCAGCACTAGGCCGTGACCCCCTGACAAATGCAAATTGTATGGAACGGCATCATGTTCAAGTGTAGCATGCAGGAAGGTACCAATAAATTTGATCTTATGTCCAATTTACTCATTTCCACGAATGAATGGTCAAGAAGTCAAAGCAACTCCTACTAGTGATGATAAATCCAGTAGCAAAGATGCACACAAGGAACATACCAGAGAACCTCTGACCGCAAGCATAGTGGCATAACTTCACGTTCATACAGAAAAAGCTTATTCGCGAACTTGGACCAAAATTGATTTCAGTTTGCTACCACATACCAAAAGCCTAAATCACATATTCAAAGCCCCAGACTGGGGGGAATTGAACATCACAGAGAGAGCCCCAGGAGAACCTTCGGTACATAATATATGGCATTCCGATCCCATGCACGACCAACAACTATCCAGTCAAAGTTCAGGGCTCGACCCTTTCTTGAACAGCTTGATTTGGTCGCCGTAGTAGTACGCGCTGCCAACCATCAGAGCAACCGTTACGCCTTGAGCAACCACACGGGCCCTCATCAGCTTCTGTCCTAGTCGAGAATTCCCGTACCGGAAGCTGACTAGACCAGCAGTCAGGACACCGGCAGTGACCAATGCACCTGAAATAAGAGGAATTTGAGTGAGGTTATCCATAGACAAATCAATACCGACACTAGTATTCCAGCCACGTTTCCATTTGCTCTGACATGGATATAGTTAAAGTAGAACACAGAAAGGGAGGGGCAAACATGAAGCAACGCTATACTTCTAGTTCAATAAAAAACATATGAAGTGGACTCAGTAAATGATCGCAGGATCCAAAATATGCAAGTTGACATTCAATTATTGAATGTTTAAAGGAGATTTGAGCAAAGCAAGGCATGAAAAGATCATAAGTGATTCTAAAGGTCATAGGGATATCATCTAAATCGAGACTTGAAGCCTAGCTGATATAGCTTACAACACCAGTGGTTGCCCAATAAGCTGAACCGTGATAAATGCCACAAAAAAGTTTTGTAAACACCAGCCTGTATGTTCTATCTTCTATGACCAGCCACCTCTTGAAGAAGCTTCATGTATAAGCCAGAAAATAGACATGTCAGCCACAGGCAGTAAGGCTCTTTCAACTTATGAAGGCATTTTCAACTTCAAAGTGGTTGGTTCTGGTGATGCTCAAGGAGGCGAGAGTGTGATGAACACTATCCTTGGCACTTTTGAGCTCTGATTTCCCTTGACTGGATCGGTTAACTATTTTCATTTATACCAAACAGTCCAATGACCATGCCATTGCCTGAATTATCATACACCCTAGCAAGTGAATACTTCCACTATTCCATAACCCGCTTTACATATTTTGGTAACATGAGTTTAAGTGACTTTACAATCTAGAACTCGATGAACAATGAACCAAGTCACACCCTATAAGACTAAGAATATCTGAAACATACAAAAATCAAGCTGATAAGTCCCTTGAACATGTGCTGTGCTGACTGCTCAGCATATTATTCTTGCCATACATCCACATTGAGCTGGATCACCTCAGCTGAACTTAAGGCTCCGCTGTCTGCCCCTAGACTTGTATCTTAGAGCGATAAAAGGCATAATagtagaaaaggaaaaaaactacCCATGAGTCATGACACAGCAATATACATTCGATCTACTTGATGAACTATTCAAATCCAACAAAGCAATTCGACAAACCCAACACATATAGCATGACAAAACGGCCAGTCGTTATCCTTTAGTCCTATGCTACATTGATACCAATACGACTATAATACTTTATAGTCTATATCCAATTTTCCATTAACCTGTAAGCGTGATTGCCCATGAAATTCAAGCAGAACTCCTAAACATCAACGGGAAGTTGCCCCTGTAATTTCAAACCGATCGAGTTCACGCGTCATTCCAACTTACAGGAAAATTTGCAGTTCCATCAATTCATCACAGATTCGTACACAGCACATGATCAAATGCCAAGATACTAACAGCATTTCATGATTTAAGAAGATATTGTACCAGCACATTTCACCAATCGTTCTGTTTTACACGATCTTAACTCTTCACAGCTGCTGATTCATCAAACGAGATTTTTCTCAATCCTAGTATCATTAACAGCCCCCATTCATGCCGAAAGATCCCAACAGCAACAAACACCATACAAGAATCACTAGTACCAAGCATAAAAGGGATATAACTACCCATGAGTCACGACACTGCGATATGCATTTAATCAGTTAATGAACCATTCAAATCCAACAAAGAAAATGTTGAGGAACACTATAAATATAGCATGACAAACTACTGTTATCCTACCCTGTACATTTAGAACTATCCTATTATTAGTCCGCGATTCATAGAGGGCCACCAAAAACCAATTGTTAATTTTTAATCCTGTGCTAAATCGATAACGATACAACTATAACACTGTACAGTTTATATACATTTTTCCATTAACCTGTAAGCGTGGTTGACCATGGAGTTCAAGCAAAACTCCAAAACATCAACAGGAAGTTGCCCCTGTACTTTCAAACAGACCAAGTTCACGCATCACTCCAACTTAGAGGCAAAATTTGCAGTTCCACCAATTCAACACAGATTCATAGCGCGCTTAACAAACAAGCATACACAGCAAATGATAAAATGCTAGGAAACCAACAAGATTTCATGGTTTAAGAAAATATAGCACGGGCGCAGCTCAGCAATCGTTCTGTTTTACACGACCATAACTCTTCACAGCTGCTGATCCGTAAAAgcagttttttcttcttcttaatcCTAGCATCACTAACAAAATATACACGATCCTTAGGAACCAATAGCCAAGATTCGTTACCCCCCGGCCCCATTCATGCCGAAAGATCCCAACAGCAACAATCACTAGTACGAAGCAGGCACGCACAATTCACCATAAATTCGAACGGAATCTACAAGACCACGAGGCAACCCGGCCGAGCCCAGGACAAGGCGACCGATCCACGATCCTACCAGTTCCCAGAGCACTCTGTAACACAGCGAGGGCGCGCGACGCGTACCGATGGGGACGAAGGGGTTCTTGACGGGCTTCTTCCCCTCGAACGGGAACTCGTCGAACTgcggcatcggcggcggccgcGCGGTGCCTCCCGCGGCGGCGCCTGAGCCCTTCTCCATTCGCGTCGCCTGGGAGGAAAAAGGAGGACGCTTTGGGGAACAGCGGTTTGCAGGAAGGCTGGTTTGGCCCGCTTGCACGGTTCAGCCGGTCTTTGGTTGGTCTGGGGTCGATGTACAGCCGTCGGATCGAGATCTGAGGGTGGAGGTTTTTTGGGGTTAGTTGGCGAGTGGAAATGTGCGTGTGCGGTGCTAAACGTGCCAACCGTGCGCACTTTATTGACAGGGGCTGATTGCGACCCAGAAACCTCTGAAGAAACTTGCTTTGAAAATGTTTGAGGAATTTCGTCAGTATTAGTATTGATTTTGGCTGAGAGTTCTCTTAGATTTTGTTGGAAGTTCAACACAGGTAATAGAAGTAAGACTATTTATACtaggagtaacttcactagtaactaagtgtctaATTCAcaaaatttgcttatgtggcagtgagttaatgaggagagaggaggatagagtaacatagctagttatggtaacatcacacttttcaagatacaatgagtctacaaactaattAATGAAGATATCTATGATACTACTACTTTAGCAGTCACAAGATTATTGTCTCTGTTTTGTGCACAGTGGTGCTCATCAGTGAAAGTGATAATCTGGAATCTACTTGATCTTGTTGTCTTTGCTGCATACAATAGCCAGGGACAGTTCTCCCAACCACACTTTGCCCTCACTCTATCAACCTCTGACTTCACAAATTTGATGCTTCTCTTGGTAACAAGTCCATATTTCTTCAGTGCCTTAACTAGCTGACCCTTGCTTCTAAACACCATAGTCAAGAGAAAGTGAGGAATTTCAGTTGCACTGTTGTACCTTGGGTACTTGCTTTTCCTCCTAACAGTTTGCCCATCTGAATCTTCATCATATGAAAAATCTTCATCAGATGAATCAAAATCCCagtctttctcttcttcttcttcttcttcttcttcttcttctgttctTCCATGTTTGCAACAAGCTCAATTGGAATTGGAGCTTTAGATTCCATTCCAATCCAACTCTTTGTATCTTTCATCCTCTTCTTGAATTTCCTAGCATGCCTTCTGAGCTCCACAACCTCTAAATTCTCTCCACTATCTTCACTGTGTGGCACATATTCAGGGTCTGAATCAGAAGCTTCACTGTCAGTTTGCACTTGCTCTCCTGCATTTTCCATTGCATCTGCCACTTGCTCTGCTCCTGATGGATTCACAACTTGAGAAAGAGGATCCTGAAAATACATGCCTTGATCAGTACcaacatttcttcttcttgatgtaTCAGGTTTAGCTGGACTCCTCCTAACCTCAGTGACAACACCACGGTCATTTGTAACAAATACATTCTCCTCATCATTTGAACTTTCAGCAGGTTCAACAGCAATGACAGCATCTGGTTCATCTTCACTCATATGCAGCAGCAGTTCATCTTCTTCAAAGTCACTCCCACTTCTGTTGTCCTCAGTATCTTCCTCTCCATGATATTCTACATAAACATCTGCTATTCCTCCAACACAAATGTAATCTGCCATCCTCATACATCCACTGTCATTATACAAGAAACACTAGTCCATCTGACAGAGTTTTACTAGGCACCAGGAAATGAAACTTCATTGATTCCTTCAGCTGAATATGGTCTTTCAAATACCCTTTCAATTCTTGTAGTGACAACTTATCCCTCTCAATCTCGGACATTGCTTCATCTCCACCAACATAATCCACATTGGGACCAATGCGGACGAACTCGCCACCAATGTGGAATCTGACGAGCAAAATCTCCATAGGGTCCATGTTACAACTAAAATAAACATAAAGTATTCACTATTCGGCACTCTTACGAACAAAATCAACCAGAAATTCGACCAAAATCTACAAAAATTCCTACCTTTACCCACAAAAGAAACCCCGCCCAAAATTCGCGcataaaaccctaaccctaccgacTATTAGAGACTATTCCATACGGCtactggaggcggaggaggtcggAGACATTACCTGGAACGCCTCAATGCGCCGCGCCGTCACGATCGTTGCCGCCGTCGATCAACTGCCCGTCGCCATGGCCGTCGTAGAAGCCAAGGAAGAATACCAGACGACGCCACGACTGACCTGGGTGGGCTGCTTGCTGCGCTATATGGCGACGACAAATGGGCCTGACTCACGCGGCCCAATTTATTTTGGCCCAGATGCGCATCCGCTCGCTCACTTGTCTCTTCCGAACCCAAATCCCAGCCACGTCACCGAACCCCGTTTGGCAAAGGGACTCAGGGTCCTAAATAGACCAGGATTAGAGAGCTGAGAGTACAAATTTCAGGGATTTCGACTTTGGGGTTTGATTTAGCTTCTGCCTACAACTTCAAGGTTTAAAATGGACCCTTTCCTTCAAAGAATGGAGTAAAGGAAAGTCCAAGAAATTTTCTTTAATCTTGCttttaaagaaaaaaaatcacatgGATTGTGCAATTGACCTGGACGTCCTTTTAGAATTCCTACCTCAACCCGTTCATGGTTTGGTGTCAACCCAAGCACACCGTGGAACCAACCCGACAAAAACTGCCTGTCGAGTTTTAGCGCTCTGCTCGGTTTGAAACCATCCAAACATTCTTCAATCTACAACACGAGAAGCTGTGCATGAGGGGATTGGTGCACCATCCCTATGCAACTCTACTGATCTGCTCCTATCTAGTCTTCCTCATGTTGATGGGATCATGTGAAGAAGAGGTAAGTGAGGACGAGTGTGCATCAAACTTGAGTTGTGCATGGGGATTAGTGCGCCATGCCACGGTGGTTCCTGGCGTTCTTGCTACTCTGTTGCACCGGCGTATGTAATTTTGTTCCTGCTCTGTGATGGCGAGCTCGGCTCTCGTAGAGGTGGGGCTTTATCAGGTGGTGCGGCGGGTTGAAACCGTGTAACCAGTCGAAACCAAACCTTCTAAACCGCCGATTTTATGTTGGTTTGCAGGAACCCATCCAAAACCAGCTAAACCAGCGATGCACACCCTTATTCCTACCCATGAAGTACGGGACATGATCTTTAGAGGTATACTAATGCCCTAGTTATACCTTTTCATCTGGATTGACTATGAGTCATTAATGTTTATTATGattcttttgtttttttcctaTTCATGCGAACTAATCACATAATTTTATAAGGAACAAAGTATATTCCCCCTCCACACTGTCAAACATTTTACTTGGCACATATTCCCCCTATTCTTTACTTGGCTCACTAAATCTCTCTAAACTAGGAGTAATGGTCTATTTAACCGACTCGCCCGGCTCAAAAGGCTATTCCAAATCTTGAGTTAATGGGGTTAAATGGACCATTACTGATAGTGTAGGGCGGTCTAGTGAGTCAAGTAAAGTTTATGGAGAATCAAGGTGGAAAGTTTAGGGGGTAGGGGATAAACTTGTTCTTTAAAAATTCAGTGTGTTTCTTAGTCCTCTATTTTGCAGATATAttcatatctttttttttttttgaacaagggaagGGTCTGGAAGGACCCAGCTGCTGCATTAATTTGAAGCGGTGGGTTTACATATTACATGGAGGATCTCATAAAAACTAGAAAAATAAGTACAGTCCTCAAATATTGCAAAAAGGGCCCTAAATTCGAGCTGAAGATTGCAATTGGGTCCTTCTCCAACGATCTCATTTTGTAGGGCACAGCCACCTACGCCGCCGCCGGGGACAACACCACTTGGGGCGGGGTAGATGATGGATGCTGAAGATGAGGGGCCTCCGCGTTGGCCAGCCGACCTGGAGGTTGAAGAAACCATGGCAGCTGATAAAGAATGGAAGAGATGCTAGCGCCATGGCCTGGAGTGGCTGCCTTGCCAGCCAGAAGATGCAGCGGCATgaccgcaaaggttgtatttgtGCCGCTGGGGATGAACTCCAAAAAGGATATGTAGCTTCGACCGATTCCCAGGGAGCTTCAGATCCATACCGATTGGGATCGATTTCCTCTCTAGCAGCTCTTCCCATCATCAAGACGGCAAGACATAGAAAGGCAATCCCCAAATCGCCTAGAAAAGCATCTCCCACGATCTTATTTTGGAAGCCCTTGCCAGATCCGCTCCCCATCCTTTGCCTCCACCATGGAGGACAGCCAGAGGAGGTCGCTGACGACTCTGTATCGCGGCTCGTGCGCAGCAACGAGGGGCTCCGAGATAACGACATATTATTGTCGGAGATTCCTGAGCTCAACCTCCTCACCTGCAGCAACTCCTGCCACCAGAGCAGCGCATCAATGAGGACGAAGCTCAGGACGCTCCAGATTGAGCCGGAGAGATCTGGAAGCCTACTCCCAAACGCCATAGAGGACCAACCACAAAAACTAAGCCTAATATCTACACTACTAGGACCGGCACCTCGCCTCAGCCAACTCCTGACGGCATCGCCACCAAGGAGAGCCTCGGGTTGGTCCGGAATGGAGAAGGGGACTCTCAAACTACTGTAGCgatgaaagagaagaggagaaaGGAAATGAGCCCTCCCCACATTCATATCTTATTTATATATTTCATTTCCATTCCAACGTTTTCAAAATCATGCACACCAAAGAGACCTTAAATGGAACTTAATGATTTTGTAACATGGAGTCACTCAAGTGTATGGTTCATGTACCAAAACAAAGTGGGTGGAACAAAGTGGTTTCACCTTATTAAAACACATACCATCAATATGCAAAACTAGTATGTTCATCTTGCTTTGCTCAGGTTGTGGTCTTGCCGGTTGTCGGTGCCAACAATTCTAGATGAGACAAAAAAAAGGTGGGAGGAGGAGGCAAGGAAGCTCTTAGTATCCTTTCTTACCATGTCGCAACGTTCTCCCAAGTCCGCTCCAAGAGACTCATGAGACCGTGAGAAGTAATTAGGGGACCGTTGATAAAAATTAATACTTCCCAATGCTCTCGGTAAAAAGTTAATTTGGTTAAGCAAAACAAATTTTTAGATCACATAAGGAACCAGTAGAAGTAGAGAAGAAACCAACCACAAGTTATGGTCAACAGAACAAATATGAGCCAAAAACTAAACCCGTGTAGTATAATGGTACATCTTTTCTACACAAAATAGTTGAATTGCGAGTAGTATGATTCTGCATGTGAAAACACTAAGTTATGTCCTGGTACTTGGTGTGTTCGTATTCGCTTAAAATTATAGTATTATAACAAACTCAGGCAATGGTGTAACAATCCAAGGAaaaacccctattagatttgtttgttcttttctttttgtgcatcatcatgatatcatgcatcatatcatccacaagattttatcaaataatattattttaaataaaactattttgtgtgttccctctcatatggttttaataaAACCTCTCTTGTCTtttcatttaacaaaccctaaaacaaagctattaaaacaaaataaaattatttcaatatttttttatttcaaaataaatCTTGTTTTGATTTAGTTGAAAAAAGGTTTTCAGAACCAGTTTTAAAATCAAAGAGAAAACAATTTTCTAAATTAATATCTAACCCTAACCCTGGCctgctcctcttcctctctcAGCCCAGCTCACCCCGGTGGCCCATCTCTTCTCCTTTCCTTCTTTCCCGGTCCAGCCCATCTCCCCAGCGGCCCATACCCCTTCGGCCTCGTTCTTTTCCCCTCCATCCTGGTCAAGCTCGACAACGACGGGAGCACACACATGGCGTGCGCTGCCCGTGgtcctccacctctctctctctcgcctcAACCTCTCCCTCCTCCCTTTTAATCCATCTCCAAACCCTAgcgtctcccctctcttctcccccATCCTCGCGCCGCCACCCCTCTCCCCTATCTCTTTTCTCCGTGATCAAGCGAAGAATAGAAAACCCCACTGCCACCATCGTCTTAACCATGGCGCGACCACTACAGACCGCCCCTCGCCGAGATAAAACCATCGGGAGAtgcgcctcatcctcctcttcaacCTGGTACAATGAATCGAGCCGGGAGAGCTCCAATTGACTGCGAATTCGCCTATTCCATCTCCGACCTGCCGACGAACTTCTTCGATTCTGGCCACCTCCGACCTCCCCCGACCATGCCGAGCCCCTCTCCACATTCCTGctaacctcctcttcctcccgagaCTCATCTCCGTCTCCCTCTTCCTTTGTATCGTGCTCCCATCGTTGCCGTTGCCCGCCGCCGCAGGTAACTGTCGTCGTTGTCGCTCCGGTACCTCCCCGGCTCCAAGTCTTCCATGGCTAGACGCCCCATGTTCTTGCGCTTCGAACGCACCCCCTCCCGCGCCCCGATTCAGGCGGAATCGTGAGATCGATGCCGGACCTGCGAGCTCCGCCATGGCTGTTCTTCCCAGATCTTCCGCGCCGGCCTAGTTGAAAATGTTGCGCACATCAGGCGCATAGCGCAGCTGGTTCGGCCTTTGGTCGCTTGCCCAGTAGATCCCGAGTTCACTTCCCATGGGATGTGAATTAACCAACCTTTTTCTGTTCCTTTTCACCAGATCTGGCACCTACTAGGCCTTGGCCCATTTCTCTCCCGGTGTAGACGTCGCCCGCGTGCATCATCCTGCTATCTGTCGCTGTTTCGGCCAGGTCCGGGGCCCAGTTCGTCCCCTGCCGTCCCTTTATCTTTTGTTTTTGCAGAAAATGTTTAAGTCTTGCGAAATTCATATCTtatatctgtttgcatctcgcaccaTGTTGTGCTGTGACAGTTTGTGCTTGtcgcctaacatatatgcggagtattttgggatTCTAAATATGTTTTCCCCCCtttgtttaatattgaagtacctCACCCTTGCCATGCTACTGCCATGTTAACCAACATTTAACTTTGTCGGtataaaatgcaactccaacctaattttctTGTTCGGGGCTCCGATCACGCTTAAAtttgataagttgcatcgcatcataacttccatgccatgcataccatcttcatcatgccagttcttcatccgtagtagtaagatttgcattcgttgttttctccagtatttgcttcttcccggatagaatcacgaagtgttgatgtgagatacgacgagttctccgaagaAGTTCTTCTGcaacttttcacaggcgagcccacctccttcacctattttacagttTCCTGCTCCTTGTTCTCTTGCTATCCATAAGTTGCGATTCTGTTGGTCACGTGTACTATTCCACTGTTACCCATATGAGCCGTGTCAAATATCCGCTACCTATCGTCGTTGTTTGTTGATTGAGCCTTGCGAGTTGTAGCGCATATTAGGGATCTGCTGTTATCTCTATatctgttgggttgttgggaggttatcacatgctatatcggttgttggagatactcatttacttaattgttaaaaaCTAAAATTGTAAGAAGTGGCATCTGTGAgctcctttgcgaaagcatcgaatctttgtctcgctaatattccctaggacccgagttcttgttatctgttccgagattgagcgcactACCCTAcatgggggagtgggacccccatcaccactacctttcctcgagtctgtttgtTGGGAGCCACAactttggttttatttgctcatatgcacgatatgcacggtttacttcttgttgccttcgggtgtttatattctgtactgtactcatATTGCGGATAGACTTATCATGTGCctggtcgttagtgcccgcctggACTATGttgcaaacctctgggtccgtatcggagtacggccgaactttgtcacgggtagcttagttgggtggctcccattaaactttctcttgcatcgggaacggtcttgttgtgagattccacctgtagtaagtgggttcgaacatgcgtatggttacatttgggcaacccctgcagggtgtacatcttatcgataagccgtgtccgcggttatggacgacttggaattgtatggcttgatcatagaacaacttacaccttatacttgttgttaataatttgttaataacttacttagtaatatagcattacttcaATCAAtatctaataaaacttgtccaccgttgagtgccttttacattgcttcttcgctttgttgaaggggatatgtgtaatcagcTGGGTTATGATTGTGTAGCCTTTagttgttaccttatgcgctctcttatcttctctgattagacgaatgttgtagcatGTCTCTATGGGTTAGTACAAGCCTTGC encodes:
- the LOC124654967 gene encoding RING-H2 finger protein ATL48-like: MEKGSGAAAGGTARPPPMPQFDEFPFEGKKPVKNPFVPIGALVTAGVLTAGLVSFRYGNSRLGQKLMRARVVAQGVTVALMVGSAYYYGDQIKLFKKGSSPEL